The following DNA comes from Picosynechococcus sp. PCC 7003.
ATTATTAGAGGCCATTGTCCGCTACAACGAAGATGACTGTCGGGCAACCCATCACCTCAAACAATGGATCACCACCTTCCTCGAATCCCAGCAAAAAACTATGGTATTGCGCTGATCCCGTAGGCTACAGTAAACCGCGATAGCGAATAAACATTAAAATCGCCGCCCAGGAACCCAAGGCAACCTTGACCGCCACGATGACATTGAGGATTGTGATCCAACCGCCACTAAATAATGTGCCAAATTCACCATCGGGTAGCTGGAAGCCCATCAGAGACAAAGCTGCGAACAGAAAAAAGATCAGCACCGAAATTTTTTCAAGAATCGCCGCATTCCACTTTTTATAAATGGCATCCATCCACTGGGGTGAAGAGACGATCGCCACCAAGCCAATGGCCGTCCCGCCCGCAACACCAGCGGCAAAACCACCACCAGGGCTGAGGTGTCCCCGAATGGCCAACTCAATCCCAATGAGGGCCGCAATGGTCGCCCCCAACCGCGCGAGGACAATGGAGGGAGAATCAGTAAATTGCTTGACTTCCTTTGAGGGGTGTT
Coding sequences within:
- a CDS encoding Na(+)/H(+) antiporter subunit B, with the protein product MKWVYLAFGISLFVKMLVFPNFAMEGEIGTIAEVVAAEAGVPNAVSGIILRNRLYDTGFEVMVFTLAIMGVRFLLADEHPSKEVKQFTDSPSIVLARLGATIAALIGIELAIRGHLSPGGGFAAGVAGGTAIGLVAIVSSPQWMDAIYKKWNAAILEKISVLIFFLFAALSLMGFQLPDGEFGTLFSGGWITILNVIVAVKVALGSWAAILMFIRYRGLL